A stretch of Arachis hypogaea cultivar Tifrunner chromosome 15, arahy.Tifrunner.gnm2.J5K5, whole genome shotgun sequence DNA encodes these proteins:
- the LOC112751153 gene encoding uncharacterized protein produces the protein MQRLVDHALAVTKESVKAVTYESVNNIVRIINGVSALLLALLPGKANMLEGIQGWELRPTFRGPRLPRWMENGVSSFNHFIHELSVDSDTSPDYSSEEEDSDRYEYPASPASHCSRASEAYNRHQMDWFQYILLWILLPLKLLLAIPVRLFQLFYYAVLKVLHIPSNHRPSRLHAHRRMQSLKDQIIHRATDRRRGVVEDVHLAIEICIEAVFDFFHKAAHLLLSPSEAFVALVSLFSSHGSGIEQDHDPFKDAAISTATRGGDGPAPTERSTNLHQSLNTDARTCQDVITELGYPYEAIHVITSDGYIILLERIPRRDSRKAVFLQHGVLDSSMGWVSNGVVGSPAFAAYDQGYDVFLGNFRGLVSREHVNKNISSREYWRYSINEHGTEDVPAMIEKIHEVKCAELKLSKPDCEEEIDDYQPYKLCAISHSLGGAAMIMYVVTQKIQEKPHRLSRLILLSPAGFHDDSNIVFSTVEFMLVLVAPILSLFVPAFYIPTRFFRMLVNKLARDLHNLPAVGGLVQTLMGYVVGGDSSNWVGVLGLPHYNMNDMPGVSFRVALHLAQIKRTRRFRMFDYGASTNIEVYGSPEPLDLAECYGIIDIPVDLVAGQKDKVIRPTMVRRHYKLMKGAGVNVSYNEFEYAHLDFTFSHREELLSYVMSRLLLVDPNHKPQRVARSKKKEQIAAASRD, from the exons ATGCAAAGATTGGTTGATCACGCTCTTGCCGTTACTAAAGA GTCAGTGAAGGCAGTTACATACGAGTCTGTGAACAATATTGTGAGGATAATCAATGGAGTCTCAGCCCTTTTATTGGCGTTACTACCCGGGAAAGCTAATATGCTTGAAGGCATTCAAGGTTGGGAACTCAGGCCAACTTTCCGCGGACCACGGCTACCGCGTTGGATGGAGAA tgGCGTGTCCTCTTTCAACCATTTCATTCATGAACTTTCTGTGGATTCTGATACGAGTCCTGATTactcatctgaagaagaagatagtgatAGATACGAGTACCCTGCATCTCCTGCATCTCACTGTTCTCGAGCCTCTGAAGCATACAATAGGCATCAGATGGATTGGTTCCAGTATATTTTACTGTGGATTTTATTACCTCTCAAGTTATTACTAGCGATTCCAGTTCGGCTTTTCCAGTTATTTTATTATGCGGTGTTAAAAGTCCTGCATATCCCTAGCAATCACCGTCCCTCCCGTTTACATGCACATAGGAGGATGCAAAGCCTCAAGGATCAAATCATCCACCGTGCTACGGATAGGAGACGTGGAGTTGTAGAG GATGTTCATCTAGCTATAGAGATATGTATAGAAGCTGTCTTCGACTTTTTTCACAAGGCAGCACATCTTCTTCTGTCCCCATCAGAAGCCTTCGTGGCATTAGTGAGCTTGTTTTCATCTCATGGAAGTGGCATTGAACAAGATCACGATCCTTTTAAGGATGCTGCTATTTCTACAGCAACGAGAGGTGGGGATGGCCCGGCACCAACAGAGAGGAGTACCAACCTCCATCAGTCTCTGAATACAGATGCCCGAACTTGTCAGGATGTCATAACAGAGCTTGG ATATCCATATGAAGCTATTCATGTGATCACTTCTGATGGATATATTATTCTCTTGGAAAGAATACCCAG GAGAGATTCACGGAAAGCTGTTTTTCTTCAGCATGGGGTTTTGGATTCATCAATGGG TTGGGTATCAAATGGTGTTGTTGGCTCTCCAGCTTTTGCAGCCTATGATCAAG GGTATGATGTATTTCTCGGTAATTTTCGTGGTTTGGTTTCAAGGGAGCATGTCAACAAGAACATCTCATCGCGCGA ATACTGGCGGTATTCCATCAATGAGCATGGCACTGAAGATGTTCCTGCTATGATAGAGAAAATCCATGAAGTAAAATGTGCTGAATTGAAGCTTAGTAAACCAGATTGTGAGGAGGAAATAGATGATTATCAGCCTTACAAGCTTTGTGCAATTAGCCATAGTTTGGGAGGAGCTGCTATGATAATGTATGTTGTTACACAAAAGATACAAGAGAAGCCTCATAGACTTTCAAGATTGATTCTACTATCGCCGGCTGGTTTCCATGATGACTCAAACATCGTATTTTCCACAGTGGAGTTCATGTTAGTTCTGGTGGCTCCTATTTTATCCCTTTTTGTGCCTGCCTTCTATATACCAACCAGATTCTTCCGCATGCTTGTTAACAAGCTTGCTCGGGATCTCCATAACCTACCTGCCGTCGGAGGGCTAGTTCAAACTTTAATGGGTTATGTCGTTGGCGGCGACAGCTCAAACTGGGTCGGAGTTCTAGGGTTACCACACTACAACATGAACGATATGCCCGGAGTGTCTTTCCGGGTCGCGCTCCATCTCGCGCAGATAAAACGAACCAGAAGGTTTAGAATGTTTGACTATGGCGCATCCACCAACATTGAAGTGTATGGTTCGCCGGAGCCATTAGACTTGGCGGAGTGCTATGGGATCATCGACATTCCCGTCGATCTTGTTGCCGGACAGAAAGATAAAGTGATAAGGCCTACAATGGTGAGAAGACACTACAAATTGATGAAGGGTGCTGGGGTAAATGTATCATACAATGAGTTTGAATATGCACATTTGGATTTCACATTCTCCCACCGTGAAGAACTCTTGTCTTATGTCATGTCAAGGTTGTTGCTTGTGGATCCAAATCACAAGCCTCAAAGGGTTGCAAGgtcaaagaaaaaagaacaaatagCAGCAGCTAGCAGAGACTAG
- the LOC112751151 gene encoding cytochrome P450 CYP736A12 translates to MLPIIPAWFLLVGFILFILSTTILFRKQSQQKQKQPPPPPGPPAVPVVGHLHILGELPHRTLETLSKKHGPIMSLRLGQVPTIVISSPEVAELFLKKHDTVFASRPLLEASKYFSYGYKGMIFAEYGPYWRNMRKVCTLQLLSASKVESFAPLRKLELGKAVKTVAKAAEDGKVVNLSEVVHSVMEDVVYKMVLGCNKDDKFDLKGLIHEMLILAGKFNVTDFVPWLGPLDLQGLRRNFKKLSKEVDEVLEKIIKDHEHASSNAHNNNEKHGNKDFVDILLSQMHQPIDPYDEQNHVIDRTNIKAIVLDMIAAAFDTSATVILWALSELLRNPRVMKKLQEELRNVVGMNKLVEEVDLPKLSYLDMVIKEALRLHPAGTFITRKSMKDIVIHNYYIKKSSEILVNLWAIGRDPKVWSNNALEFYPERFLNKNVDLRGYDFELIPFGSGRRGCPGIQLGLVTVKLVVSQFVHCFDWELPWGMSPNELDMSEKYGITVPRVKDLLAVPAFRLLRILAQDEPSK, encoded by the exons ATGTTACCAATAATCCCAGCATGGTTCCTTCTTGTAGGGTTCATACTATTCATCCTCTCCACCACCATATTATTTCGGAAACAGAGCCAACAAAAACagaaacaaccaccaccaccaccaggtCCACCGGCTGTGCCGGTAGTAGGTCACCTCCACATATTAGGTGAACTTCCCCACCGCACCCTTGAAACCTTGTCCAAAAAACATGGTCCCATAATGTCTCTACGACTGGGACAAGTCCCAACCATCGTGATCTCTTCCCCGGAAGTGGCTGAGCTCTTCCTCAAGAAACACGACACCGTTTTTGCCAGCCGGCCTCTCCTCGAAGCTTCCAAGTACTTCTCCTATGGCTACAAGGGCATGATATTCGCCGAGTACGGTCCCTATTGGCGAAACATGAGGAAAGTGTGCACCTTGCAACTTCTGAGTGCATCCAAAGTGGAGTCCTTCGCACCTTTGAGGAAGTTGGAGCTCGGAAAAGCGGTTAAAACGGTTGCCAAAGCCGCGGAGGATGGCAAGGTTGTGAACCTCAGTGAGGTGGTTCATAGTGTTATGGAGGATGTGGTGTATAAAATGGTTTTGGGGTGTAACAAAGATGACAAGTTTGATTTGAAGGGACTTATTCATGAAATGTTGATCTTGGCTGGAAAATTTAATGTTACAGATTTTGTGCCTTGGCTTGGACCATTGGATTTACAG GGACTTAGACGAAACTTCAAGAAACTCAGTAAAGAAGTTGACGAAGTGCTTGAGAAAATAATCAAGGATCATGAACATGCTTCTTCAAACGCTCACAACAACAATGAGAAACATGGCAACAAGGACTTTGTGGACATATTACTCTCACAGATGCACCAACCAATTGACCCTTACGACGAACAAAATCATGTCATTGATCGCACCAACATAAAGGCTATTGTCTTAGACATGATCGCCGCGGCATTCGACACTTCCGCGACAGTTATTTTGTGGGCTTTATCCGAACTCTTAAGGAATCCAAGGGTGATGAAGAAGCTTCAAGAAGAGCTAAGAAATGTGGTTGGAATGAACAAGCTAGTGGAAGAGGTTGATTTACCAAAGTTGAGTTACTTAGATATGGTGATTAAAGAGGCGCTAAGATTACACCCTGCAGGAACGTTTATTACCCGGAAATCAATGAAAGACATTGTGATTCATAATTATTACATCAAGAAATCTTCAGAGATACTTGTGAATTTATGGGCAATAGGGCGAGATCCTAAGGTATGGTCGAATAATGCGCTTGAGTTTTATCCTGAGAGATTCTTGAATAAGAACGTGGATCTTCGTGGTTATGACTTTGAGTTGATACCATTTGGTTCTGGTCGTAGAGGGTGTCCTGGGATTCAATTGGGTCTTGTTACGGTTAAACTTGTCGTGTCTCAGTTTGTGCATTGCTTTGATTGGGAACTTCCATGGGGTATGAGTCCTAATGAATTAGACATGAGTGAGAAATATGGCATAACAGTCCCAAGAGTCAAGGATTTGCTTGCTGTGCCAGCGTTTCGTCTTCTTAGAATATTGGCACAAGATGAACCAAGTAAATAA